In the genome of Aedes aegypti strain LVP_AGWG chromosome 2, AaegL5.0 Primary Assembly, whole genome shotgun sequence, the window atcattaactagaagaggcttcaagaaaaaaatgaaaaaggataggaatgttcaaaaataaaaacataaggtaccccggggcaagtgagaatccggggtaagtggggcgtttcgtcatagctcatctaggaaaagtttttcatgggggtattcttctagaaagttgaagatacaatgacaaggaatgtatttagtactaaacatattgttattgttattaccatgtggttcatgtaacagttgtcagttcagggccattttcaacttgcattataaattgtgacacgtttcacgtcttgcattgactcgcaaaaaataaatgtgttttaaatcgaatttccatcagtaagctataattttaagtattattacaagctgctaacgataaaccagtattttgttttcatttcatatgaaattttcgatggtctatcttaccccaaaatatatttgtaactggggtaagtgggacctatcaaaacaaaaaccagaatcaaaacttttcgtacacgtttcatacattttcctagagagtagcactaaaacattcaaacaaatgatttgtataaaaaaaaagatcaacctcaaattacgtaattgcataagagggagaagaaaagtgttattattctttatttttgaatttattttttatttttgtaatacgacttcaaaattgaacaaacacacagctgaaatttgaaatgcatcatgataacgattacttttctattttgtctgaactttatttgttatttctaccaaattaagtagtgatggaaaacaattccatcccataaggtggttttctgcaatgcatataaataataacaaaacatatttataatttcgtcaattgtTGATTGTTAATGTgcaacattttaattaacaacttataaatgatatattttgaacatgtttaattcctctttacgcttttattgaggaattttcagttaatattaaatgtgaggtaacatactattaaataaagggtttcttcctaaaacgtaacgtattttatggttgatccctaatgtacatcaaatatgtacttaaaattaaaaatctatgacttatcaatcctattattgtaatgtttaacttactgatgtggattgacgcatgaaactggatgtgtcccacttgccccgtttagcgaggcaactgcatccaatggctcattctaaaactttcttccaaggttttcacaattttgaaattattcgattagtttcatgcacacaccagtaaatatgttgccaaaacgtgattgtgttgttggatttggaaaatatcgacatttgaaaatgttattgaacaatttgtttgaactatcgtttttttcgttcccacttgccccgcggtaccttatataaaaatcaaaaatcaatttttatagatttgcgaataaaaataaatcattgcctaaaacgtgtttagaatgatttaagataactaaaaatgatatttagaatgaaaaaaaaaattgagtattagagggttaatttgtTATgtaaaagaagaataaaaatataTCGACACTTGAGCAATGAGCAATGTATTTTTTTACTAAATGCTAAACCGTAAGATTAGAACCGTTGTCACAGAAAGATCTGTGTTTACATATATAACTTATttgaaatagaagcatgaaacgagctcatcaaTTAATAGTCCATCGTTCACAGGGAAGTTGccaatcattttcaatttcgtCACCAgaactgcccagcaaaacgcgaaaACCTAAAAAACCACTTCGGTGGTGAAAACAAAGGAATCGCTTGCTGAGCGTACTCTAGGGAGATTTCTCCAACAAACCATGAGATAAAGAAAATTACCAGGTAGAAATAATGCACGCCTAAACAAAGTTTATCACAATTGAGTACGATTTGCACATAATCAAGATTTCTGGACCAACACACTGAAAACTGTGAACTGTGAAAACTGCACATGGATTGATTTCTCCTTTCTcgcaaaatagttttttttaatttctttattagtatcattctaaacattacattcattatttcttatatctaggtgttctgtgttattagacaacactatcatcctaatttggtaaaacaaatctaagattttattaacattttgttaataacatattacatttcatttgccgtagcagttcagattttttacaggtgagttgatttcacctgcttataagagaaaaaaaaacgctttgaatatacttaacctaacttaacctaaacatataacgcattaatcgtggcaatagaagattgtaacgatttttgcttgaaataattgattattttatttgacatttgttccaatgtttcaacattggatatgaCCTCGCAAAATAGATGACTCATAAGAAGTTTCGCTGTAGCGCAATTTGAGAAAATGAAGCAGAAATCAGCTCGGAATCAATTATTCAGgggaatttctggaacaatccATGAAGGAGGCAATAGTgcaatctctgaagtaattcgATGTCGATGTCGCAACAAAAGCTCGTAAACAAAAGCTTTGGAAGAAATCTCAACTCTCTTTTTTTCATGGTAGCCCAGTGCTCTGTTGCTTTGAATAGAATTTGACTATttaggggtggtccattaattacgtaagggtttatgggggaaggggggtctgagatttcttacgcgccatacaatttatttttaattttcatacaaaaactcttactatggggggagggggggttgaaaaaccccgaaaaatgtcttacgtaataaatggacagccccttacgcATTGGATCAATACACAGTTAACTAACTGTTTGAATACTAAAACTATTCAAGACTGATTTTGTAAATTAACCCATTTACAATATTGTTTGTTCAAGCCATTttcataaaaacgttttttttttataaaaaatagtaCCTACATCAAAATTGTGGGAATGTAAGTATTAAGGAACGCTGAACAAATCAATGGAGACATATCAGGAATtctgaacaaatattttaaaggaAATGGTTCTGTACTACCTAGATTATTTGAGCTGCATTCAAGCATGTATGTTTAGCAAGAGAGTGCTAAATTGTATTagagaatttctcaaaaaaaaaataaaataaaataaatctggAAACAATCATTTCAACAATAGAATTGAACAAATAGCACTACTTTCGGATGGATGGAAGGATGTTTCGGATCAATATCATACGCCATTTACAGCTATCATTTTATAGAATGTATTAATGCAATGCACAATTCTTGCCTTCTCCAGCCGTTATGAGCACATACTATCGTTTCCTTCTCACAAAGTAATACCTTCCACTACTTTCAAAGTAAGGTATATGTTTAGTTTAGTCTAAATAGATTTAAATATTATAGTCTTATTGATGTaggtttaaagaaaaatatagttCGCTTATATGATTTTTGTAGGCTCTTATTAGATGGGCAAAGAATACCGAAAGAAAAGCGACGAATTTGTTGGCCATTTGAATTGTCAGGAATAACACATTATGTTTAAGTACACACACGTGTGTAGGTAGAGCGCACCCTTTCAGAGATAGAAGTtatgaaaattcatcaaaaacgcTATTCATGAGTTCCACGATGGAAAAACACTACATTTAGGCACATTCAGTAGACTTTTTATTGTGTTGTTTTATATTTaagataagaaaaataaagtGGCGTCGGCTCTACGCTGCCTAACGAACTCGTGTGATATCATAAACTAAAGTTAATTAGCCAACGAGGTGGCGGTGTAGAACAAAGAGGATCTAATTTTACTCTCGAGTTATGGTTGTTCACTTTGCACCTCAATTGGTAGTCATTCTTGTTTCCACGTCCAGGGTGTACATCCAAAGCCTTGCATGTGAGAAAATATCATGTTTTTTGTCgtatagctttttttttttcttaatgttACTTTAGAGTGCCCTAAGAACAACATATAAATTGCAATAACCTGTCTAGGTTTTCTCCAGTGATACCTCACAAATCTGTAGccaaaaacgtgaaaaatgcTCTCTAGTGTTTTCCGATCTGTACTTACCGCTGTTACTACAGCTGTGTTTGTTCCCGACAAATAAGTGATTAAGGATCGGTTTTCTCTTCCGGAATTGCTGTGGGAGTCGTTACCGAGTTACGACGTTCATCGTTCTGTAAATCTGACAAGCTTTGCACGGAGCTTGATCGCGAGGATACTTTAGACTGAAAAAGGATCATCATGTTACTATTGCGCTATCAGTACGATCCCGATATCCCTTACCTTGACGTTCTCGTAGGCCGATCCAACCCTTTCTTCAAATGATCGGAAGGAATCCGATTGTTTCATCTCGGATATCTTCTGCGTCATCTTGCTGGTGATTCCACCGAGGACGGATGTAGTCTTACCGGCCGTTGTCTTGAGGGCCGTTTCAGTTTTTTGATAACTGGAATTTGTTGAAAGCAAGACACGTTTCGATTGTTGGAAATATGTTCGATTTAAGTTTAACAGTTATATAGGTTATACAACATAAAGGGATGAGAAATGTTTGGggactttcaaggaatttcaatgACATGCTTTACATTTAGGCCAATTATTGGACATTTTACAACAGTACTCACCCCTTTGCTATCCTACATGCGTAAAAGCGGAAGCCAGCGGGTTGTATCAAGAAAGACATAAATAGGCAAGGGAAATGCACATCGTTATCGAGGGTTAAGCCGGTTTGTTTAGTGTTTATAATAGATCGGGAATTAAGATTCATTTTTAATCAAAACTCCATTTTTAACAGTAAGAAAATAAGTTAAAGAAAGATAAAGTGGAAGGTACATAGGGCtttgaaaaatagaaaaacaaaattgtaaagGTTTGACGCAACAAGACGACAGACAGAGGAGAGGACACAACCAACATTTTTTGTTCGACGATACTTACATTGGGGCACTGGTGACTGCTGTCGTGATTTCCCCAACTTTGGTCTCGACCGTTTGATAACTTTAACGAAACGAAAACGAAATAAAaagcaaaataaaacaaaacaagattataactAGTGGATTGTAAATTATAATTAAGAGCAAAAGAACTTCCAATTGATTTGCAAGAATGCGTGGGATAAGAGCTATTATATACTATGAAACTATTGCATTCAAAACGCTGACTTGCCAATGACACCAGAATAGCTACTTACACGTTGCTCTCCTTGACATTCTTGAGGCCTTGGCTAACATCGTCAGTGATTTCCTTCCACACGGTGATGCCCAGCTTGCGCTTCAGTTCGCTTGAATGTCGAATCTTGGACTGCAGCACAGTCCGCAAGGTGGTGATTTCTTCCTCGACACGTGCCAATTCCTGTTTTCAAATGATAATAAATTACATACTAGTGCTGGCATGTGTAGCATTGTGTAAAATATATGTTCGAAGTAGAATCTATGATGATTTTCACTCAACAACTTCAGGGCAAGGCGACTGAGCATCTTAAAAATAGATACTATAGAAATCTCATGCCTGACAAATGAAAACGAAAAGAAgcgaaaaaacaaaaatgacttTAAAAAAGCTTAGGACATAAAAGATTGATTCATTAGAGAATCCAATCAGACTTTTATTTAAGAATACTTCTAATAGTTTTTATTGGGACATTACATCAGGCCTTTGCCCCAAGTTCGGTTCAGAGATTACTCCGAATATTTTGTAAAGAATTAATTTACGATTTTTAAAGGACCACTTACGCACTTTCGAATGgattcctcatggaatttcGTTCATGATTATATCAAGAGGTTGACCTGTATGaggataacctcaaaaaattccTGGCGGAAGCCTTGgtgaatccctagaggaatctccgtgagaattttcgaaagagttcctggatgaatttttggtagaatttctggagaaagccTTAAAGGGATTATTGGAAAACGGGAGAAGTTCTCGAAAATACTTCTTATTTCTTAACAAGATAGTCTTAGAATAATTCCTCGAAATATCTTCGAAgtgaattttggagaaattcctgtgggaatcgctggaaaaattccaggagaaatctcttgaagatcCGCTTTATGAATCCCTGGACAAATTTAAGGAATAAATCTtttaagaatctctggaggaattcctgatgaaaggctagaagaattccaggaggaattatcgaaagaatccttggagagacTCCGGAAAATTGTCTGAATTATGTCCAGATGCAACCatgaaggaatcactgaaatccttggaggaattttcgaaaaaaatatacgAATTCTTGAAGGACTTCTGTAAAGGAATCTCTCAAGAAATTgggttttttggaagaatctctggagaaatcgatggaagaattttggaaggagcccttggaggaatccttggagaaatatctggaaagTATCTGAATTCTGTCAAGGTCAAATCAAATAAAGGTCAAATgtgaaattttcgaaggaactactgaaatacttggaggaatttctgaataattTCGTGGTGTATTTTTCCAACACacattcttttcgaaatagccATAAAGAAAGCTtctggtaaaaaatgaagcatcTGTGGAAGAATTCTGAGACGAGTCTCTGGAGGTGTCATGgcatgaattcctgaaaaatatctggcaaatttggcaaagaaatctcttagttaataactgtggaagtgctcataagaacactaaactgagaagcaggctttgtcccagcgaggacgttaatgccaagaagaggaagaaggaATTTAGATCAAACTGTAGTGAAAGCGCATGaaatttgttctattttttgGACCGGTTATATAATTGGACCAAAAAAATGGAGCATCAGTGAGAACGGcccaaaaaaatcataaaagattcttctgaaaaaaaaaaaaatgcagtgaaaatcattgaaaaaaatcaccaaaCTATACCTTGTATAATATTCTGGCGAAATCCCTTGTAATCTAGGACAGAATCTCTGAAAATATGGGAATACTTGAAAGATCTGCTGAGTTATTAGCAAAAGGAATCAACTACAAAATTACTGAAAAGATTCTaggaatttttctcaaaataagtcttgctggaatttctggaaaacccTGGAACTGCTTCTGAAtgaaatccctgtggaattaattatattgaagaattgctAAAAatctcctgcaagaattcccaTAGACTTCCTTCGATATTTtactacactcaggcaaatggactatcgataaacataggaaccccttatgaaaattcgccacaagaaatcggattgaaattcataaatttgccttgtgaaaccagaatttgaaaacaaaaaacgttttcgcggcaacctggaatcgaaccaagaaccttgcaatcgacaggcccgagcgtacaccacgcgcctatcgacgccttgatgtggagtgatgctaaaacgatacataaagcgttcgtattgcaataatcgttccacggttccacctttcataaggcaaaatgcatgaaattcgatagtcctgttcgctgcgtgtagacaaattccttcaggaatcaaaTAAAGATATTTGAGGAAGAATCTTTTCCTGAAGAATTTCctggaattgctggaggaatttgtGTAGTCCAATAAAGCTGTCTGGTTATGTTGTAAGCATTGAATTATTGAGC includes:
- the LOC5568881 gene encoding tumor protein D54 isoform X5; the protein is MEETPSYNSGKLSDASPVGSVSSAEIAHEFSGLTLEEQEAQRAEWSQELARVEEEITTLRTVLQSKIRHSSELKRKLGITVWKEITDDVSQGLKNVKESNVYQTVETKVGEITTAVTSAPIYQKTETALKTTAGKTTSVLGGITSKMTQKISEMKQSDSFRSFEERVGSAYENVKSKVSSRSSSVQSLSDLQNDERRNSVTTPTAIPEEKTDP